Proteins encoded by one window of Bauldia sp.:
- the nusA gene encoding transcription termination factor NusA codes for MAVSANRLELLQIADAVAREKAIDRMIVVAAMEDAIQKAARSRYGSETDIRAEINPKTGEIKLQRLLKVADKIENPATDILIEDARAKNPAAQVGDFIAEPLPPMDFGRIAAQSAKQVIVQKVRDAERDRQYEEFKDRIGEIVNGQVKRVEYGNVIVDLGRGEGIVRRDELIPRETFRYGDRIRAYIYDVRREQRGPQIFLSRTHPQFMSKLFAQEVPEIYDGIIEVKSVARDPGSRAKIAVISRDSSIDPVGACVGMRGSRVQAVVNELQGEKIDIIPWSQDAATFIVNSLQPAEVAKVVLDEEAERIEVVVPDEQLSLAIGRRGQNVRLASQLTGWDIDILTEQEESERRQKEFLERTQLFVAALDVDEVVAQLLASEGFASVEEIAFVDIDDLAGIEGFDEETANELQTRAREYIEKIEGEHDIERKNLGVEDALKEVPGLTTSMLVALGKAGIKTVEDFAGAVPDELTGWTERKDGDQTRHGGALDSFQLSRADAESMIMQARVKAGWITEADLNPPAAEEAAAEAAPAM; via the coding sequence ATGGCTGTCAGTGCAAACCGGCTGGAGCTTCTGCAGATCGCCGATGCGGTCGCCCGCGAAAAGGCGATCGACCGCATGATCGTCGTCGCCGCGATGGAGGACGCCATCCAGAAGGCGGCCCGCTCGCGCTACGGCTCCGAGACCGACATCCGCGCCGAGATCAACCCGAAGACCGGCGAGATCAAGCTGCAGCGGCTGCTCAAGGTCGCCGACAAGATCGAGAACCCGGCCACCGATATCCTCATCGAGGACGCCCGCGCCAAGAACCCGGCCGCGCAGGTCGGTGACTTCATCGCCGAGCCGCTGCCGCCGATGGATTTCGGCCGCATCGCTGCCCAGTCCGCCAAGCAGGTGATCGTGCAGAAGGTGCGCGACGCCGAGCGCGACCGCCAGTACGAGGAATTCAAGGACCGCATCGGCGAGATCGTCAACGGCCAGGTCAAGCGCGTCGAATACGGTAACGTCATCGTCGATCTGGGCCGCGGTGAGGGCATCGTGCGCCGCGACGAGCTGATCCCGCGCGAGACGTTCCGCTACGGCGACCGCATCCGCGCCTACATCTACGACGTCCGCCGCGAGCAGCGCGGCCCGCAGATTTTCCTGTCGCGCACGCATCCGCAGTTCATGTCGAAGCTGTTCGCGCAGGAAGTGCCGGAGATCTACGACGGCATCATCGAGGTCAAGTCGGTCGCCCGCGATCCGGGCTCCCGCGCCAAGATCGCCGTCATCTCGCGCGACTCCTCCATCGATCCGGTCGGCGCCTGCGTCGGCATGCGCGGCAGCAGAGTCCAGGCCGTGGTGAACGAGTTGCAGGGCGAGAAGATCGACATCATCCCGTGGTCGCAGGACGCCGCGACGTTCATCGTGAACTCGCTGCAGCCGGCGGAAGTCGCCAAGGTCGTGCTCGACGAAGAAGCCGAGCGCATCGAGGTCGTGGTGCCCGACGAGCAGTTGTCGCTCGCCATCGGCCGCCGCGGCCAGAACGTGCGCCTCGCCTCGCAGTTGACCGGCTGGGACATCGATATCCTGACCGAGCAGGAAGAGTCGGAGCGCCGCCAGAAGGAGTTCCTGGAGCGCACGCAGCTCTTCGTCGCCGCGCTGGATGTCGATGAAGTCGTGGCGCAGTTGCTGGCTTCGGAAGGCTTCGCCTCGGTCGAGGAAATCGCGTTCGTCGATATCGACGACCTCGCCGGCATCGAAGGCTTCGACGAGGAGACCGCTAACGAGTTGCAGACGCGCGCCCGCGAGTACATCGAGAAGATCGAGGGCGAGCACGACATCGAGCGCAAGAACCTCGGCGTCGAGGATGCCCTCAAGGAAGTGCCCGGCCTGACCACGTCCATGCTGGTCGCGCTCGGCAAGGCCGGCATCAAGACGGTGGAAGATTTTGCCGGCGCCGTGCCGGATGAATTAACCGGCTGGACGGAGCGCAAGGACGGCGACCAGACCCGCCACGGCGGTGCGCTGGATTCCTTCCAGCTTAGCCGCGCCGATGCCGAGTCGATGATCATGCAGGCCCGCGTCAAGGCCGGCTGGATCACCGAAGCCGACCTCAACCCGCCGGCGGCCGAAGAAGCCGCGGCGGAAGCGGCCCCCGCGATGTAG
- the truB gene encoding tRNA pseudouridine(55) synthase TruB has product MGRRNKGRDVSGWICLDKAAGVTSTQAVASVKRLFGAAKAGHAGTLDPLATGALPIALGEATKTVPFVQDGRKVYRFTVRWGEETDTDDAEGKVVATAGVRPTRDAIEALLPEFIGEIMQRPPAFSAIKVDGERAYDLARGGAEVILDERAISVHRLTLTEMPDADHAVFEAECGKGTYVRALARDIGRKLGCHGHVVELRRLVVGPFDDRTMVPLTKLIDAREAGDAESLDAFLSPVGVALGALPEVAVNANDAARIGRGQSVLIRGRDAPVATDTAHATYGGVSIAVGEIAEGAFHPKRVFKG; this is encoded by the coding sequence ATGGGCCGCAGAAACAAGGGTCGCGACGTCTCCGGCTGGATCTGCCTCGACAAGGCCGCCGGCGTCACCTCGACCCAGGCGGTCGCCTCGGTGAAGCGCCTGTTCGGCGCCGCCAAGGCCGGCCACGCCGGCACCCTCGACCCGCTCGCCACCGGCGCGCTGCCGATCGCGCTCGGCGAGGCGACCAAGACGGTTCCCTTCGTGCAGGATGGCCGCAAGGTCTACCGCTTCACCGTCAGGTGGGGCGAGGAGACCGACACGGACGACGCCGAGGGCAAGGTCGTCGCGACCGCGGGCGTGCGCCCGACGCGTGATGCGATCGAGGCGCTGCTCCCCGAATTCATCGGCGAGATCATGCAGCGCCCGCCGGCCTTCTCCGCGATCAAGGTCGACGGCGAGCGCGCCTACGATCTCGCCCGCGGCGGCGCCGAGGTCATCCTCGACGAGCGTGCTATCTCGGTGCATCGCCTGACGCTGACCGAGATGCCCGACGCCGACCACGCCGTGTTCGAGGCCGAGTGCGGCAAGGGCACCTACGTCCGCGCGCTGGCCCGCGACATCGGCCGGAAGCTCGGCTGCCACGGCCACGTCGTGGAACTCCGCCGCCTCGTCGTCGGCCCCTTCGACGATCGCACCATGGTGCCGCTGACGAAGCTGATCGACGCGCGCGAAGCCGGCGACGCCGAAAGCCTCGACGCGTTCCTGTCGCCGGTCGGCGTCGCGCTGGGCGCGTTGCCCGAGGTCGCGGTCAACGCCAACGACGCCGCCCGCATCGGCCGCGGCCAGTCGGTGCTGATCCGCGGCCGCGACGCGCCGGTCGCGACCGACACCGCCCACGCCACCTACGGCGGCGTGAGCATCGCGGTTGGCGAGATTGCCGAGGGCGCCTTCCACCCGAAGCGGGTGTTCAAGGGCTGA
- the rimP gene encoding ribosome maturation factor RimP, with the protein MSDDLDEPRIVTETGLEARVARIVEPVALSLGFRLVRVKISAANGTTLQIMAERADGTMTVGDCETLSRDVSPALDVEDPMSEAYNLEVSSPGIDRPLVRRSDFEKWKGHEAKIELAVPMDGRKRFKGKLAGVDGKDLRIELEKKSKIEGPEIVTLPLTDIGEAKLTMTDALVRETLRNEKRKSRDTKQDHAEA; encoded by the coding sequence GTGTCGGACGACCTGGACGAACCGCGGATTGTCACCGAAACGGGCCTCGAGGCCCGCGTCGCGCGCATTGTCGAGCCGGTGGCTTTGAGCCTCGGCTTCCGGCTGGTGCGCGTGAAGATTTCGGCGGCGAACGGCACGACCTTGCAGATCATGGCCGAGCGTGCCGATGGCACGATGACGGTCGGCGACTGCGAGACGCTGTCGCGCGACGTGTCGCCGGCCTTGGATGTCGAGGACCCGATGAGCGAGGCCTATAACCTCGAGGTGTCGTCGCCGGGCATCGACCGCCCGCTGGTTCGGCGCTCGGATTTCGAGAAGTGGAAGGGCCACGAGGCCAAGATAGAGCTGGCCGTCCCGATGGATGGCCGCAAGCGGTTCAAGGGCAAGCTGGCCGGCGTCGATGGCAAAGATTTGCGAATTGAACTGGAAAAGAAATCGAAAATTGAGGGTCCCGAGATAGTGACGCTGCCGCTGACCGATATCGGCGAGGCCAAGCTCACCATGACCGACGCCCTCGTCCGCGAGACTCTGCGCAACGAAAAGCGCAAAAGCCGGGACACGAAACAGGATCACGCCGAGGCGTAA
- the rbfA gene encoding 30S ribosome-binding factor RbfA produces the protein MKQNKASRAPSQRQLRVGEVIRHALSEILQRGDVHDPIFETNVVTVPEVRMAADLKCATVYVMPLGGRNMAEVVAAFDRNKNYLRGEVARKVNLRSAPDLRFRVDTSFEEGAKIDAMLRSPEVKRDIDAANDDNPDHGVPGKDVPQN, from the coding sequence ATGAAACAGAACAAAGCTTCCCGTGCGCCGTCCCAGCGCCAGCTTCGTGTCGGCGAAGTGATCCGCCACGCGCTTTCCGAGATTCTCCAGCGCGGCGACGTCCACGATCCCATCTTCGAGACCAACGTGGTCACCGTGCCCGAGGTCCGCATGGCGGCGGACCTGAAGTGCGCCACCGTCTATGTGATGCCGCTCGGCGGCCGCAACATGGCGGAGGTCGTCGCCGCCTTCGACCGCAACAAGAATTACCTGCGCGGCGAGGTCGCCCGCAAAGTGAACCTGCGCAGCGCGCCGGATCTGCGGTTCCGCGTCGATACCTCGTTCGAGGAAGGCGCCAAGATCGACGCCATGCTGCGTTCGCCCGAGGTCAAGCGCGACATCGACGCCGCCAACGACGACAATCCCGATCACGGCGTACCCGGCAAGGACGTCCCGCAGAACTGA
- a CDS encoding RNA-binding protein: MPRVSEPTERTCVVTREAKPVSELIRFVAAPDGTVVPDLKRKLPGRGVWVTATRDMVAMAVKKHHLEKALDGKVKVDPDLAARLDDLLLAAATGALAMARKAGNLIGGFGKVEKAIGSDDVIGLVHSSDAGADGIAKLQAAARRRFGEQGLPAIRIFGGDQLDLAFGLSNVIHAALLAGPAGANVLARVQDLVRYRGEQGPTTGNFGRSFDALDEVNDLSAGL, from the coding sequence TTGCCGCGCGTCAGCGAACCGACCGAGCGGACCTGCGTCGTGACACGGGAAGCCAAGCCTGTGTCCGAGCTGATCCGTTTCGTTGCGGCGCCCGACGGCACGGTGGTGCCCGACCTGAAGCGCAAATTGCCCGGCCGCGGCGTCTGGGTGACCGCCACCCGCGACATGGTTGCGATGGCGGTCAAGAAGCACCATCTGGAGAAGGCGCTCGACGGCAAGGTGAAGGTCGATCCCGATCTCGCCGCCCGTCTCGACGATCTTCTCCTCGCCGCCGCTACCGGCGCTCTGGCCATGGCCCGCAAGGCCGGCAACCTGATCGGCGGTTTCGGCAAGGTGGAGAAGGCGATCGGGTCCGATGACGTCATCGGCTTGGTCCATTCCAGCGACGCCGGAGCCGACGGAATCGCGAAATTGCAGGCGGCGGCCCGCCGCCGGTTTGGTGAACAAGGCCTTCCCGCCATTCGAATTTTCGGCGGCGACCAATTGGATTTGGCGTTCGGCCTGTCAAATGTGATACATGCTGCCCTGCTCGCCGGGCCGGCGGGCGCGAACGTGCTGGCACGGGTCCAGGATCTCGTCCGCTACCGTGGCGAGCAAGGCCCGACGACCGGCAATTTTGGCCGCTCTTTCGACGCCCTCGACGAAGTGAATGACCTGTCCGCAGGACTATAG
- the infB gene encoding translation initiation factor IF-2 — protein sequence MSENTGDKTLAPPKRTLGLKPRGVERDSVRQTFSHGRTNTVQVERKKRRITLPGEKPEAVAAAPAPAPRPVEAPVAPAPVAARPAPAPEPVLSPSRAGLVLRQLSTDEIDARARALADAKVHEAEERRAAIDNAARRAAENERLTRERAEAERRKAEEDARHQTEDSVKARAEEAARRRFGEEAAKNATATAAAAPAARPAPGAARTLKEVEETDDDRPGSALRGRVKAKTTTEPKPVKRVVDDRRRGKLTLSTALDDTERARSLASIRRRRERERAKQDGPREKVMREVVIPERITVAELANRMSERVVDVVKHFMKQGQIVQATDFIEPDTAQIIAEDMGHTVRRVAESDVEAGLFQKANTDIADDLEQRPPVVTVMGHVDHGKTSLLDAIRKTNVVSGEAGGITQHIGAYQVDVNGHKITFIDTPGHAAFTAMRARGASVTDIVILVVAADDGVMPQTIEAINHAKAANVPIIVAINKVDKSDADPTRVRTELLQHEVFVESMGGDVLDVEVSATKGTNLERLLETVLLQSEVLELKANPHRPAEGTVIEARLDKGRGAVATVLVQQGTLKVGDIIVAGAASGRVRALVDDHGKQIKEAGPSTPVEVLGFAEAPEAGDRLAVVESEARAREVTAYRVRQKRDKSLASTNASRGSLEQMMSQLATAGQKVFPLVIKGDVQGSVEAISQALNALGTNEVTARIIHAGVGGITESDVALAATSSAAIIAFNVRANAQARSLAERDGIEIRQYNIIYNLVDDVKAAMSGMLSPERRETMLGNATILEIFDISKVGKIAGCRVTDGVVQRGANVRLIRDNVVVHEGKLSTLKRFKDEVREVPAGQECGMAFEKYEDMRVGDVIECYRIEEIARSL from the coding sequence ATGAGTGAAAATACCGGCGACAAGACCCTCGCGCCTCCGAAACGTACGCTCGGCCTGAAGCCGCGCGGTGTCGAGCGCGACTCCGTCCGCCAGACGTTCTCCCACGGCCGCACCAACACGGTGCAGGTCGAGCGCAAGAAGCGCCGCATCACGCTGCCCGGCGAGAAGCCCGAGGCCGTGGCCGCCGCTCCTGCGCCCGCGCCGCGCCCTGTCGAGGCGCCCGTAGCGCCGGCGCCTGTCGCCGCGCGGCCCGCGCCCGCCCCCGAGCCGGTATTGTCGCCTTCGCGCGCCGGCCTTGTGCTGCGCCAGCTTTCCACCGACGAGATCGACGCCCGCGCCCGCGCGCTTGCCGACGCCAAGGTCCATGAGGCCGAGGAGCGCCGCGCCGCGATCGACAACGCCGCCCGCCGCGCCGCCGAGAACGAGCGCCTGACGCGCGAGCGCGCCGAAGCCGAACGCCGCAAGGCCGAGGAGGACGCCCGCCACCAGACCGAAGATTCGGTAAAGGCGCGCGCCGAGGAAGCCGCCCGCCGCCGCTTCGGCGAGGAAGCCGCCAAGAACGCGACCGCCACGGCCGCCGCCGCTCCGGCAGCGCGCCCGGCCCCCGGCGCCGCGCGCACGCTGAAGGAAGTCGAGGAGACCGACGACGACCGTCCCGGCTCCGCGCTCCGCGGCCGCGTCAAGGCCAAGACCACCACTGAGCCGAAGCCGGTCAAGCGCGTCGTCGACGATCGCCGGCGCGGCAAGCTCACGCTCTCGACCGCGCTTGACGATACCGAGCGCGCCCGGTCGCTGGCCTCGATCCGCCGCCGCCGCGAGCGCGAGCGCGCCAAGCAGGACGGCCCGCGCGAGAAGGTCATGCGCGAGGTCGTCATTCCCGAGCGCATTACCGTCGCCGAACTCGCCAACCGCATGTCGGAACGCGTCGTCGACGTCGTCAAGCATTTCATGAAGCAGGGACAGATCGTCCAGGCCACCGACTTCATCGAGCCCGACACGGCGCAGATCATCGCCGAGGACATGGGCCACACCGTCCGCCGCGTCGCCGAATCCGACGTCGAGGCCGGCCTGTTCCAGAAAGCGAACACCGACATCGCCGACGATCTCGAACAGCGCCCGCCGGTGGTCACCGTCATGGGTCACGTCGACCACGGCAAGACCTCGCTGCTCGACGCCATCCGCAAGACCAACGTCGTCTCCGGCGAGGCCGGCGGCATCACGCAGCACATCGGCGCTTACCAGGTCGATGTGAACGGCCACAAGATCACGTTCATCGACACGCCCGGCCACGCCGCCTTCACGGCGATGCGCGCCCGCGGCGCTTCCGTCACCGACATCGTCATCCTCGTGGTGGCGGCCGACGACGGCGTCATGCCGCAGACCATCGAGGCGATCAATCACGCCAAGGCGGCGAATGTCCCGATCATCGTCGCCATCAACAAGGTCGATAAATCCGACGCCGACCCGACGCGCGTCCGCACCGAGCTTCTGCAGCACGAGGTGTTCGTCGAATCGATGGGCGGCGACGTCCTCGACGTCGAGGTTTCCGCCACCAAGGGCACCAACCTCGAGCGCCTGCTCGAGACCGTCCTCCTGCAGAGCGAAGTGCTCGAGCTGAAGGCCAACCCGCACCGCCCGGCCGAAGGCACCGTCATCGAGGCCCGCCTCGACAAGGGCCGCGGCGCGGTCGCGACCGTGCTGGTCCAGCAGGGCACCCTCAAGGTCGGCGACATCATCGTCGCCGGCGCCGCCTCCGGCCGCGTCCGCGCGCTGGTCGACGATCACGGCAAGCAGATCAAGGAAGCCGGCCCCTCGACCCCGGTCGAGGTTCTGGGCTTTGCCGAGGCGCCGGAAGCCGGCGACCGCCTCGCGGTGGTCGAGTCGGAAGCCCGCGCCCGCGAGGTCACCGCCTACCGCGTCCGCCAGAAGCGCGACAAGTCGCTGGCCTCGACGAACGCCTCGCGCGGCTCGCTCGAGCAGATGATGAGCCAGCTCGCCACCGCCGGCCAGAAGGTCTTCCCGCTGGTCATCAAGGGCGACGTGCAGGGCTCGGTCGAAGCGATCAGCCAGGCGCTGAATGCGCTCGGCACCAACGAAGTCACGGCGCGCATCATTCACGCCGGCGTCGGCGGCATCACCGAGTCGGACGTGGCGCTCGCCGCGACGTCCTCCGCCGCGATCATCGCCTTCAACGTCCGCGCCAACGCGCAGGCGCGCTCGCTCGCCGAGCGCGACGGCATCGAGATCCGCCAGTACAACATCATCTACAATCTCGTCGACGACGTGAAGGCCGCGATGTCGGGCATGCTTTCGCCCGAACGGCGCGAGACGATGCTGGGCAATGCCACGATCCTCGAGATTTTCGATATCTCGAAGGTCGGCAAGATCGCCGGCTGCCGCGTCACCGACGGTGTCGTGCAGCGCGGCGCCAACGTCCGCCTGATCCGCGACAACGTCGTCGTCCACGAAGGCAAGCTGTCGACGCTCAAGCGCTTCAAGGACGAAGTTCGTGAAGTGCCTGCCGGCCAGGAGTGCGGTATGGCGTTTGAAAAGTACGAGGACATGCGCGTCGGCGATGTCATCGAATGTTACCGCATCGAGGAGATCGCGCGCTCGCTGTAA
- a CDS encoding sulfate/molybdate ABC transporter ATP-binding protein has protein sequence MDVSVENVERAFGETPALHGVSLEIKSGELVALLGPSGSGKTTLLRILAGLDFPNAGRVMFGGEDALRLTVQQRNVGFVFQNYALFRHMRVFDNIAFGLDVRPAARRPSKAEIKSRVLELLKLVQLDGLDQRFPSQLSGGQRQRVALARALAIEPRILLLDEPFGALDAKVRRELRRWLREIHDQTGHTTVFVTHDQEEAIELADRIVVLNHGKIEQVGTPDEIYDNPASPFVAGFIGESNALPVVADNGNLLLDDRALDLAGAADISGSRTLVFRPHHVDVMGTKPGGIAGWVISERRHGAVRRLEVDLGSGASHHRIEVDVRADEPKSKKGDRISVLPNRWWLFDEAKGA, from the coding sequence GGAGATCAAGTCGGGCGAGCTGGTCGCGCTGCTCGGGCCCTCGGGCTCCGGCAAGACGACGCTGCTCCGCATCCTCGCCGGCCTCGATTTTCCGAACGCCGGCCGCGTCATGTTCGGCGGCGAGGACGCGCTGCGCCTGACGGTACAGCAGCGTAACGTCGGCTTCGTCTTCCAGAATTACGCGCTGTTCCGCCACATGCGCGTCTTCGACAACATCGCCTTCGGCCTCGACGTCCGCCCGGCGGCGCGGCGCCCGTCGAAGGCCGAGATCAAGTCGCGCGTGCTCGAGCTGCTCAAGCTCGTGCAGCTCGACGGTCTCGACCAGCGCTTCCCCTCGCAGCTTTCCGGCGGCCAGCGCCAGCGCGTCGCGCTCGCCCGTGCCCTCGCCATCGAGCCGCGCATCCTGCTGCTCGACGAACCGTTCGGCGCACTCGATGCCAAGGTCCGCCGCGAGCTCCGCCGGTGGCTCCGCGAAATCCACGACCAGACGGGGCACACTACGGTGTTCGTCACGCACGATCAGGAGGAGGCGATCGAACTCGCCGACCGCATCGTCGTGCTGAACCACGGCAAGATCGAGCAGGTCGGCACGCCGGACGAAATCTACGACAACCCGGCCTCGCCGTTCGTTGCCGGCTTCATTGGCGAGAGTAACGCGCTGCCGGTGGTCGCCGACAACGGCAACCTGCTTCTCGACGACCGCGCCCTCGACCTTGCCGGCGCGGCGGATATTTCCGGCTCGCGCACGCTGGTCTTCCGCCCGCACCACGTTGACGTCATGGGCACCAAGCCCGGCGGCATCGCCGGCTGGGTCATCTCGGAGCGCCGCCACGGCGCCGTCCGCCGGCTCGAGGTGGACCTCGGCTCCGGTGCCAGCCATCACCGCATCGAAGTCGACGTGCGCGCCGACGAGCCGAAATCGAAGAAGGGCGATCGCATCAGCGTGCTGCCCAATCGGTGGTGGCTGTTTGATGAAGCGAAGGGCGCGTAG
- the rpsO gene encoding 30S ribosomal protein S15, with translation MSISAERKQALIKEYATGANDTGSPEVQVAILSERIANLTEHFKGHVKDNHSRRGLLKMVSQRRSLLDYLEKTENARYKQIIDRLGLRR, from the coding sequence ATGTCGATCTCAGCCGAGCGCAAGCAGGCGCTCATCAAGGAATACGCCACCGGCGCCAACGATACCGGCTCGCCGGAGGTGCAGGTCGCGATCCTGTCCGAGCGGATCGCCAACCTGACCGAACACTTCAAGGGCCACGTCAAGGACAACCATTCCCGCCGCGGCCTGCTCAAGATGGTCTCGCAGCGGCGCAGCCTTCTCGACTATCTCGAGAAGACCGAGAACGCCCGCTACAAGCAGATCATCGACCGCCTCGGTTTGCGGCGTTAA
- the pnp gene encoding polyribonucleotide nucleotidyltransferase — MFDIQRVEIDWGGRKLTLETGRIARQADGAVLATYGETSVLATVVGAKEEKPGIDFFPLTVNYQEKTFAAGKIPGGYFKREGRPTEKETLTSRLIDRPIRPLFAAGYKNETQVVATVLSHDLENDPDIVAMVASSAALTLSGVPFMGPIGAARVGFINGEYVLNPLIDTIADSKLDLVVAGTGDAVLMVESEAAELSEDVMLGAVMFGHRNFQPIIDAIIKLAEKAAKEPRPIKTPDHSALYAKTKGIAETELRAAYAITGKTERHNAIEATKAKLKAALAPEGATDAPPPNLIGEMFKKLEKAIVRGDIIAKGTRIDGRDTKTVRPILAEVGVLPRTHGSALFTRGETQALAVATLGTGDDEQYIDALQGTYKETFLLHYNFPPYSVGETGRMGSPGRREIGHGKLAWRAIHPMLPPHHEFPYTLRVVSEITESNGSSSMATVCGTSLALMDAGVPLKRPVAGIAMGLIKEDDGKFAVLSDILGDEDHLGDMDFKVAGTEVGVTSLQMDIKIQGITEEIMKIALDQAKGGRLHILGEMAKALPQARTQLGEFAPRIEVIKIPTDKIREVIGTGGKVIREIVEKTGAKVDIEDDGTVKVSSADGKAITAALNWIKSIASDPEVGAIYQGTVVKAVDFGAFVNFFGAKDGLVHISQLAPGRVAKTTDVVKEGDKVWVKLLGFDDRGKVRLSMKVVDQATGQEIAGASAERAEANA; from the coding sequence ATGTTCGACATCCAACGTGTCGAGATTGATTGGGGTGGGCGCAAGCTTACCCTCGAGACCGGCCGCATCGCCCGTCAGGCCGACGGCGCCGTGCTCGCCACCTACGGCGAAACTTCGGTGCTCGCCACTGTCGTCGGCGCCAAGGAAGAGAAGCCGGGGATCGACTTCTTCCCGCTGACCGTCAACTACCAGGAAAAGACCTTCGCCGCGGGCAAGATCCCGGGCGGCTACTTCAAGCGTGAAGGCCGGCCGACCGAGAAGGAGACGCTGACCTCGCGCCTCATCGACCGCCCGATCCGTCCGCTTTTCGCCGCCGGCTACAAGAACGAGACGCAGGTCGTCGCCACCGTCCTGTCGCACGACCTCGAGAACGATCCCGATATCGTCGCGATGGTCGCTTCCTCCGCCGCGCTGACGCTGTCCGGCGTGCCCTTCATGGGTCCGATCGGCGCCGCGCGCGTCGGCTTCATCAACGGCGAATACGTGCTGAACCCGCTGATCGACACGATCGCCGACTCCAAGCTGGATCTCGTCGTTGCCGGCACCGGTGACGCTGTGCTCATGGTCGAATCGGAGGCCGCCGAGCTTTCCGAGGACGTCATGCTCGGCGCCGTCATGTTCGGTCACCGCAATTTCCAGCCGATCATCGACGCGATCATCAAGCTCGCCGAGAAGGCCGCCAAGGAACCGCGCCCGATCAAGACGCCGGACCATTCGGCCCTCTACGCCAAGACCAAGGGCATCGCCGAGACTGAACTTCGCGCCGCCTACGCCATCACCGGCAAGACCGAGCGTCACAACGCCATTGAGGCGACCAAGGCCAAGCTGAAGGCCGCGCTCGCGCCGGAAGGCGCTACCGACGCGCCGCCGCCGAATCTCATCGGCGAGATGTTCAAGAAGCTCGAGAAGGCGATCGTGCGCGGCGACATCATCGCCAAGGGCACGCGCATCGACGGTCGCGACACCAAGACGGTGCGCCCGATCCTGGCGGAAGTCGGCGTCCTGCCGCGCACGCACGGCTCGGCGCTCTTCACTCGCGGCGAGACGCAGGCGCTGGCGGTGGCCACCTTGGGCACCGGCGACGACGAGCAGTACATCGACGCGCTGCAGGGCACCTACAAGGAAACGTTCCTGCTGCACTACAACTTCCCGCCCTACTCGGTCGGCGAGACCGGCCGCATGGGTTCGCCCGGCCGCCGTGAAATCGGCCACGGCAAGCTGGCGTGGCGCGCCATCCATCCGATGCTGCCGCCGCACCACGAGTTCCCGTACACGCTGCGTGTCGTCTCCGAGATCACCGAGTCTAACGGCTCGTCCTCGATGGCGACGGTGTGCGGCACCTCGCTCGCGCTGATGGACGCCGGCGTGCCGCTCAAGCGGCCGGTGGCGGGCATCGCGATGGGCCTGATCAAGGAAGACGACGGCAAATTCGCCGTGCTCTCCGATATCCTCGGCGACGAGGATCACCTCGGCGACATGGATTTCAAGGTTGCCGGCACGGAAGTCGGCGTCACCTCGCTGCAGATGGACATCAAGATCCAGGGCATCACCGAGGAGATCATGAAGATCGCCCTCGACCAGGCCAAGGGCGGCCGTCTGCACATCCTCGGCGAGATGGCCAAGGCTCTGCCGCAGGCCCGCACGCAGCTCGGAGAGTTCGCGCCGCGCATCGAGGTCATCAAGATCCCGACCGACAAGATCCGCGAAGTCATCGGCACCGGCGGCAAGGTCATCCGCGAGATCGTGGAGAAGACGGGCGCCAAGGTCGACATCGAGGACGACGGCACGGTCAAGGTGTCGTCGGCCGACGGCAAGGCGATCACCGCCGCGCTGAACTGGATCAAGTCGATCGCCTCGGACCCCGAGGTCGGCGCGATCTACCAGGGCACCGTGGTGAAGGCCGTCGACTTCGGCGCCTTCGTCAACTTCTTCGGCGCCAAGGACGGTCTGGTCCATATCTCGCAGCTCGCACCGGGCCGCGTCGCCAAGACCACCGACGTGGTCAAGGAAGGCGACAAGGTCTGGGTCAAGCTGCTGGGCTTCGACGATCGCGGCAAGGTCCGCCTGTCGATGAAGGTCGTCGACCAGGCCACCGGCCAGGAGATCGCCGGCGCCAGCGCCGAGCGCGCCGAGGCCAACGCCTAG